Below is a genomic region from Oreochromis niloticus isolate F11D_XX linkage group LG13, O_niloticus_UMD_NMBU, whole genome shotgun sequence.
TGGAACCCGACATCATACCCTTGCACTCCTCCTCCCTGCCTCTGatggatgatgatggtgatggggaGGTGGCATCAGAGGAGGATGAGTTTAAGGACTTTTCTGTCGGGATGCCCTGCTCCTCTCTTAATTTTGCTGATGCAACTGAGTCACCTTCTAGTTTCAGACCTCCTTCTCCAACCTCAGAACCAGCCACTCATCAACCCAGTTGCAGCTCTAAGTGCGCAGGTGAACAATCCCAGCCTACATCCAAAGTGAAGCTGGAGTCTGGTAAGGCTCAGACGGATGTAGGACAGCAGGATTCTAATGCTGAACCTTATTTGCACCTCACAAATGGATTTGCTGAAAGTGAACATAACTCTGGGGCCCATACTTCTTCTGTAGCGGGTGGTCGGTCTCCTGTGGAGGAAATGGGGTTTGCTGATTTCACTGTGTTTACAAAGCAGATGGGACACCCCTGGTGTTGTGGCTTCTCTCCAATGGCTAACGCAGAGCAGAAGGATGCGAGAGTAAGAGGGACAAACAGCAGCTTTAGTGAACAAATGCATGAATCAGGAGAGGATTGTATTATGGAATCTGAGCCCAGATCTCACTGTGCacacaaggaaaaacaaaacatctgcaCTGAGATCagggacagtgagaaaagaGATAAAGCACTTGTGCAACCATCTCAGGTCCATCATCAGCCTCAGGAAGCTGCAGGAAATTTGAATTTTCCATCGGAAGAGAAGGAGCTAGATAAGCCTTGGGATAGTCAGAGGGAAAGGAGGAATAGCTTTAATTCTCCTCAAACCTCTGAGGTACAGGATGATGGAGATGCAGAAGAAATCTTTCAAACATGTAGTATGTATGAGCCTATGTCAGAGGACTTGGCATCCTTCAGTGATGATTTGTCGTTTGAGGTTGCTTCTGCAGATTTGGAACCAAATGTTTCATCCCTTGCTTCTCAAGATGATCAAACAGATTGGGACCAGTttgatgaagaggatgaagacCTGGGAAACTGCAGACGTTCTGACTCTTTTGGAAACAGCAATGTGACGAACCTCAACCAAATTGAGTCAGAGAGGGGCGTTCATCACTGCGAATATCCGACTCAGGAAAATTCTGCTACCTCCAAACAGTCACAATCTGGAACAAATTTGCAAGACAGATTTGCTGACTTTACTGACAGCAGTTTTGAGCATCACAGACCTCAAGAAGATCTTCAAAAAGCTGATGCAGGGGTGCAGATCCTGGGAAATCTCCCACTGAGTGACAGCTTTGCAGATTTCTGCTCAGCGCCCACGCAGGAGGATGAAGAGGTGTCGTGGGCAGAATTCAGTGACCAGAGTGCAGAGGATGGAAAAAGTTGGAGACAGTTCAGAGTGCCAGTCAGCAGCCAGCAGACTGATGTAGATGATGAGGAAAAGAATAAGCAGGACAGAGTGGAAGGAACAAGAAGGAACAGCTCTCAGGTAGaagttaattttatttaaaaacctaAACCGCTGCTTACATTGTCAGttgtatgtttttattattaaatgttaCCAATTTTTTTTAGGAAGAATGTAAGCTATTTATAGGCATGgtcatgttttaaaaatataaatgcatatttcTGAACTTCTAGTTTATAAATGAACAGTCTTATATTCCTGTCTGACCAGGATTCACTGCCCTGTCGTGTCCAGGAAATCCTTCAGGCCAGTTTCCCGAAGGTAGTGGTTCCAGCTGTGGAAGATGAGAAGGAGCTGATTGGCCTCAGTGCTTTGCTTCAAGCTGAGCATCTCTCTGAGGGTGGGGAGGAGGTACCAGTCACCAGCAGTGCTCAGTGGTGAGGAGAACCTCCTGAACTATGGCTTAACCAATCTGGAAAGCCATCAGCTAGTCTTGCTCTTTGTGACAGGTGGATACTGACATACGTCAGCTGCATCTCTGCTAAGCCGGTGTCTGTGAACTGGACCTTGTCAGTGTTTGTGGTCTCATAATCTCTcctgtgatatttattttacataCTTGGATTATTCCAAAGAATGCAGGCAACCACCAAGATCCCACTGCCTACAAACATTCAGTAACACTCAGAAAAGTTTGCTGGTAATTAGATAGTGTTAATAAATATCTTTCACTAAATATGATCCTATCCTGTCACTAAGTTTTCTACATGTCCTAGTTTACATTATGAAAGAAGTTATTATGAGTGAGAATCTCTTGAATGTCTAACACTTTTCTACTAAACAGTCATCTTCTACTTTGGttagttttttctgttttaaacaatCATTTATTAAAACTTATGTTTTCCTTTAACCCTTTCACGcgtagtggtcactacagtggacagctattcagagactgtttgcttgtttgtgtcagtgttgatggtgtacttgcacataaaccactacattggacattgatgtgtcactccataccctgccaccCACTCCAAAGGTGATGTTGTCCACCTAAGTGGACATGCAAAAAACTATTtgaaaaatagtttaaaaaatgaagttcaaaaatctttttttttttttttttgcctaaagatgaataaaaatacaaatcctgtttgaggttgtcataattcatgcatgaaagggttaatatAAATCTGGTCTGAAGATGTACCCTATAGGATTAGTTTGCACTGTTAAGGACATATATatccagtttgttgttgttatccTTAACATTTTAGAATTTCATTCCTTGATATAGCAGATAAAGTAATAACTTCTCAAAATCTTTGctgctttgtaattttcttctGACCTTCCAGGATTCAGCAGGAGATGTTGAGGCCACATCAGGATGTCCACAGTGCAGTTGGGCTCCAGTTTCAGTGGGGTGGCTCCCATACTAACAGGACTCTGCTCAGTTGCCTTGGCGTGGACACAAGGAACGTTGTGAGTTAGGCATCAGTAGAATTTCCCCTTACACGGCTTAAACTGCTGCTAAAATGGACCAAAAATTCTGTTGGTATCTTCCAATGTTATAGTGTTGCTAACACTTGCTCATTCCCAATTCCAAGGTGTTCACTGGGAGGAATAAGCAGTTTGTGACTGTGCCTGCTTTTGCATCCAGTCTGGTGAGTCTTGCTGCAGTAAATGTGAATGAATTTCACTGTTGTGTGGTAGGAGATCAGACCAACTGTGTCTTGACTGATTGTCTCTGAATCGAGGACAGATTTAGCAGTACTAAAGCATACTGGGCTTTGTCGCTTCCCTGTGGGACCGGTTGCTCTTTATGTATCTTTATTCAGTGTTTCCCAGCTGGAATATCAGTTTCTGTCACTTTCAGGGAATGCTTGAGCCCACCAAAGATGCTGTGCCAGCTGCCTGCTCTTCAGAACGCACAGCTGTTACAGCACAAGCACCTCCAGGGCCCCGGGATATACCGGGCCCCTCAACACATTCAGCGCAGGTAAACTTGTCTGTTTGATTTGACTCACAAAGCATTACACATGAATGGAATAACTTAAAATACCACTAAAGAAGGTCAATTTTGTGTCGTGGCAGGAGGAGCTCCCTTCCAGCCAGCTGGACTGGAGCGGTCGTGGCCTTAGCAGCTCTCAGGACGGTACGTCCCCTCGCCGAGCCCACATTTCTGGGGTCGGAAGTAGACTACCAGTCATGGCTTCTATTATCAAACCAAACCTTTTGTTAAGATTTAACTATGGGCTTCTCACTATCTTCACAGCATGTGCTTTTTCTCCTTGAATTTACTGTGTTTCCCCTTAAGGCACTTTGCAGTAATACGGGATCACAACATGTctcaaaatataatattttcctTTAATAATAATTTCCTCTCAAGAATAACAATCATCCAGTAATTTGAAATTATGACCAAAAACAGGGGAAACACTGTGCTGACCTCcctttttgctctttttcttcACCTGTTGTATTTACCTGTTGTCCTGTTGAGAAAACATTTATCTCAGTATTTATCAGTCTAATTTATTTATGGACAATTTCTAATGAACTCACACCTGATGTGTAAGAAGCCTATTGAAGACATGATGTGCATACTAAcctgtttcttttctgttttgtggTTGACTCACTGAGCATGAAAATAACGTGCactctaaataaaaaaatgttccaAGACTCCACAGAAAAACGCAAATTAGATTAAAATATGGCCAATCTCCCCTTCAGTGTAATCTCGCCTGTGTACATCTGGATCACTTCAAGCATAACTGCCTAATTTCATGATGAACATCAAACTTTTGGAAAGCAAAGGTCAAGGAGATGATCTTGAAGGGGACTTCAGCCAAGTGTTGGTGGGgtacagttgtttttttgtttttttttgtttgtttgtttttgtttggtttttttgttgggttttttttgggggggggtgttgttttttgttaatttgcCTTTTGTCAATTGAATTGCAGAACTTTTTGATGACACcgcaaacaaaaaaagggcaGGTAGGAAAATCCCATCTGGTTCTTTCATAACTTAATGCGACAGGGATTCAAACCAACACACTAAAAAAGATATAGCTGTGTCAGTGCTGGAAAACAGCTGTGAACAGTCATACCGAAACTCATTTTGCTGCTGCATATGTTTAAGAGGGTGAAGCTAAAATAAAGTGTACTAAATAATTATAACTAACAAAGAGTTTGTTTTCCATGTCTGACATGCAGCGTGGCTGAAAGCATAGCTTACTAACTTAAAAATCTGAATTGTGACTACTAAAATATAAAATCCATTTTTAATTTGTAGCATGAAACGTAGCATCTTTTTTGATGGTGTTTATTGATATACACGTATATAACGAAGgatggtttttatttatttgtaattttttattttatttttagatcaGCAACACATAGAAGACAAAACTTAGGGCAGAACAAAGAATAAAGTTGTAATAATGAAGCTTGCACAGCAGAGGGCAGTGTGCAGGGTGTAAGTGGTGCTGATTGCAGAAAGAAAGTCAAAACACATTACTAGTTTACAGGAACAAATCTAAGAGGATGCAGGATGCAATCTTATTATTGTACATCATTTTATGTAACTGTGTtctgtaatttattatttatttatttctgttagATATGAAGCCAATTTGGGGGTTAATTTAATTTGTGGGATTACTGTCCTAATAGAAGGCAAGCTTTCATAATTACAACTGCAAAGGAGGAGTCACAGTTAAAGCTTGCAGGTGTGATTTTTATGTTGTCAGTTAATACTTaatcctttgtttttcttttagttttttttgcacttgatTCTAGATATGATCGTGCTGAGTGTGGCAGTGTTTGATTCCAATTCGCTTTATTTTGAGAAAACAGGTTTTgagtgcttttcagtgtttcattATCAATCAGACATGTTTCTGCACTATTTCTGTAAAACCCcacacttttctttctttttttttttcttttttttaaaataatgagtTGTGCCTTTTTTGCTAAGCATTTTCTAatgagtgctttttttttctctcccaaATGGTGAAATAATGTTTGGACCTACAGTGACAAAAACCATTTTTTCCTCTTAATTTATTCAGATTTACTGCTCAAATTGAGAATTAATGCACTGCTATCAGAGTAGAGGGAAATAGTTGTAAATACTGAAATAAATCGGTTGATCCTTTCTGCTTGGTTTGTCTTTTCTTGTCTTCAAGTTTTCACTCTTTTATCACTTTGTGATAAAACCACTTTTCTCAGTGGTTGACTATAGTTACAATACTCAAAGCTTAACCATTTGCATggcttttctgtttatttatttattttttgcaagaCAACAAATGTAAAAGTCCAAAGAGCAGAGACTTTTTTAAACCCCCATCTAATTTaaattttgtgtcatttttctgtTCCAAACTGTCAGATAGTCAAACAAGATTTTACATAAAAACATTCAGTTAACACTAAATGATTGTGTTGAGTCTTTTGGGGAATGATTCTGTGATTCTGTAATAATTCAGAGACGTGATTTCTTATTACTTAGTTATAAGTAATAAGAAATCGCATCTCTAAATTTAATAGCTAATTGTGCCACCTTTAGAACATGTACAACCAAATGCTTTGTGCTTTGGTGCAGCCACATTTAGGGGCTGGTTTTGAGGCCTAATGGTTCTTTTCAGATCTTCCCACGGCATCTCAGTGGGGTTCTAGTCCAACCTCAAACTAGCTCATGCTAAAATTGAATTTTAGTCAATTTATGAGCCATTTAGAAGTGAACTTCTTGGAagtgttttgtttattgttatGTTTAGATCATTGTCTCACCAGGGTTGCCCTTGCACCCAAAACTGGGTTCTGGGATTTTTGACACGAGCCCCCAGGCATGCTAGCATAATCATCGATCTGGTTTTAAACCCAGATAAATGGGAGGTGTGCGTTAGGAGAATCCAAGCAGATCCACCTGCTGTGGGGACCCTTTAGGAGCAGCCGCAACTACTTTTTGTTCTACAAGATTTTTGGTCAATATCAAGTTTCTCTCTGCCAGCTGGCTCCAACAGCATTCCACCTACACTTCCATCCTTGATTCTTCGTAAAACATCCAATTTGTGGAATTCTGAGTCTGGTTTATACCAGGTGTGACAGGATCCTCTTTTACTAAAAAGTTCATTCTAATCATTCTTTAAAACATTGACCCAAAATGTCTGAGGCCATTAGAGTATGTTTTAGCAGAGTCTGTATAAGCCTTAGTCTTCCTCAAAAGATGCTATAACATCTACACTCTTCCATGGATCTCATTTTTGCCCACTGTGCACAGTTTCTTACACATTTCTCTTTAGATGTGTGTTTCTGCTgacctctattttttttttaatgacttccAGGATGAGCCGTCCTGGAAAGGGGGACTACTTTTTCAAGCCTTTATTTATTGGTAATGTCTCATTGTGGATCTGGAGGCCATGTGTCTGCAAGGGTTTACATGAACTGGCCTCAAAAATAGCTTTGTAACCCATCCCAGACTGATGTATTTATCACTTTCTTCTTAGGTTCTTCAGAATTTCTTTGGATTTAGGATTACTGTATTGCTGGAAGGTCATTTAACTGACTCTGCGCTTCTGAAAATCTCTGTTATTTTTAGTTAGGACTGGTAGTAGGTGTGGTTGTCTagtccagctgtgtgtgtgtgtgtgtgtgtgtgtgtttacacaaGGTCAGTTGGTATTAATTGACCTTTAAGACTACTTCAGttgcacacaaaaaaggaaaaaaaatcagaacatggggccaaacatttttttgaacTACAAATGACAAGATTTTATTTCATGACCTTATAAGGACAAATCCACCAGAGTCTCCAGGAGGAGGCAATCCTCATCAATTAGTACACAAGACAACTAGTTTGATTGGATTATTCTATTTCATCTTTAAGGTAGAACCTGTTAGCATTACCATTCACTAGTATTACACACAATAATCACATATAAAACTTAAAAGAGAAACGCACTAAAATAAAACCCAACTTTAGCGGTGTGTTTCTACTGACCTCTACTGTTTAACCTTCTTCATTGCAGTGAAGCGGCAGCCTCCTGGTTGTGACTGGTTTTGTcagtacagttttactgtaaCATTAACAAGCATTACAAATGACAGCATGACCGAACAATAATGCCTCAATTTGAGTCTAAATTCTAATTTTCACTGCTGGTTATATTTATTCTTCATCTGGTAACATGGCTCTAACATATAACTTAGTGTGTCCAAAAACacactgctctttatttacACGAAAAATCTAATAAACCATCATGGACACATTAAGTATCAAGTATAAAGCTGGAGGATTTCTTGTGGCACATGATTTAATGTGACTTACGGTAACTAAGCCCTTGTTACATTCCTGTTGTGACAAGTCACAGTATGTCTTCTGTGAAAAAGGTTTCACTACAGTACACAACACCACTGGGTGTTCTCAGAAGTGAAGACTTCCACCACAGCAGGCTACAAAACACTTATTTTACACTTTGGTATAAGAGTCCTCTTTAAAACTAACATACTAATATACATATACTTGCCTTCCAAGTGTACACGTGGATAACatctaacaaacaaaactgctgACACCACATGTCATTAAGGTTCTTTTATTTACCTTAATGATTGTAGCCATTTCCTTTGACTGTCCTGATAAAAAGACAAAGCTTCAgacctcttcttctttctccctTATGCTAGCACAGACTGTTGTGCTCTCAACCTGGATTACTTTGGTCCTGAGGATGACAGCAGGTCCAGCAGTTTCACACAAAGCCAGAATCCCACCCCAGGTAAATAACTACACCTCTCAATTGTGATACTACCTTGGAGCAATACAGAAATGAGCATAGATCTGGGGTGGACAAACCaatcttatttatttaattcaattttatttatataatgccaaatcacaacaacagtctccttGTAACGCTAAATGTTATAAGGTAAAGCCCCTACAATAATAcggagaaaccccaacaattagaCATGCTATCAGCAAGCGCTTtagtgacagtggaaaggaaaaatgtcattttaacaggaagaaaccttcagcagaaccagacACAAAGAGGGgtagccatctgccatgactggttgggggaGGGCTCATCTCTTTATAAGCTTTTTAATGCATCCACCCACAACAATCCCAGTTTCATTTGGAAACTTGGGAAAATTAATCGCCCACCCCTGCCTTCAATGCTGCTTATGTTGTATGTCTTGTTATAACGAAACACTTTTGTGTAAAGGAATCGATCCAGAGCTGTATGAGTTGACCATCAGCAAGCTGGAAATCAACACTAACAGCAGCCACCCAGAGGACACTTTGAATCGCCTGATGTCCTCTGCAGAGAAGACGAGCATTTCAGTGAGGTCAGTGAATCTGATATATGAtcggttttttgttttaaattgaaATAATTCAAAGCCAGTTTAACTGTTACTGTTTGGTTGTGTGCGCTCTCTGACAGAAAATTCCTGCCGAGTGAAGAGCTGAGTGAAGAGCTGAGGAGTGAAGAGGCTTCCAGGGTGATCGCTGTGCTTCCTAACCTGTCTTTCATGAAGGCCAAGGTCCTCATGTTCCCAAGCATACTCCTACCCAAAGCACGCTGTTCTCCAAAATGACAAcacattatttatatttacaacAAACTGCATTGTGAAAATATGAGATATttttgttaaacacacacaaatggaaGAGTTCAGAACATTTGATAACACAACTgatcattttaaacacattcTGAGTTCTCCTTCCACTGTTTATTCCAGCTGACTGCAAACCTCTTTTATACGCTGCAGGTGAAACACTTCAGTGTATAAAAGAGGACAAAGGACACACCTGTGCATTCTTGATTGTAGCTTCTTGTAGCAAGACCTGCAGATCCATTTTAGGAACTGAGACAGGATGAAGAACAGGCGACATGAGAAGGCACAAAttagagaaaagagaaaaccctTTAATCTCTCACTTGGCCTTGGCCTTGGCCTGCTTTCCCATGTATGTAGCTGATTCAACATGGGCTGTTTAAAGAGGTATGGAATAGGTATACTACTACATGTGAGGTCACATGAAATCATAGTATACACAGTGACTGAAAAGCCTCCTTGTGGGATTTGAATACTCCATAGGTATAAAGACTTATTGGGAAACGAGGTTGATTTTCCTGCTTTAGTAAAAATACTCCACCTGCTGGCTATCCTCTGCTTTTAGGGTGAAAGTTGTGAGTAAAAAAATATCCTCATATATAAGGATATTCAAATTTCAAAGCATACGAAACTGCAAACTGCACTGCGGAAGATCAGCAGCAACAGTACAGTGTGTAGAAGTATTATTCTCCTCAATGTGCAGTGTTGTGATTTAGTTTGGTTTAACGTTCCTTTCACCCACATTTATTTAGTCTGTTACAGGAAACACGTCAGTCCAAATGgatatttttatatgtatgttGTTATTTCTACCTAAAAACGACACACAAGGTTATTTTAATGTAAGGCTATAACAGACAAATCatataaaagacagaaagaatgtGATTATGTAAAGTGgcctttttaaagaaatataaatttaaaacaatttctttgtttgtttaatttcagCTTTAGCGAAATCAcctttgttttcactttttcttttttcttcctctaTTACAAAGTTTTGCTTCATGCCAGTTACAGTATTCTGTTATGGTCTGTTTTAGTATTAGGATGCCATACATGTGTTTCCATATAAAAGTCACGAAAGTATTTGAGGTTTCTTTGatgataacattttttttctgtttcctgctcctggctgattttttgtttttatgttttatgatgCCCACAAACTAATAGGCTACATGTTCCTGACTATTTTAGAAAATATTTAGCattatttttgttcatttgtttgtttcccaTGGTTTTATGTTACTGAGGTGCTTTGGAGTATAAAAACATTGTCCTGAAATACTGCTGTGACCAGCTTGTTGTCCACTTGTGCACATTCCTGAGAAACAAACAGCTGCTTCCTGTAGTTGCTTTACAATAAAATGAAGGGTTTATGTACAGTCATGACAGTCAAAGAAAGAACACCTTCTTTGAATCTGAAATGGGCCTGCCTGATCTCACAAGCAGCCTTCTGTCAAACAGGAAGTCGCTAATCCCAATGCAGGTGGGAGCGTGGGACGTAGAGCTGggatgatggtgttgaaagcataACTTTAGTGCAAGGGATCCAGGAGGGGGTCGATGATGGGTTTGAAATGGGACGACACAACATcctcaaacattttcattactAATGAGGTCAAAGAAACAGGACTGTAGTCATCAAGGcaaattttaattgttttggGGAAACAGAAAAATGGTGGAGGCCTTAAAGCAGGCTGGCACATTTCTTCAGCGAGGTATTGAAGATATCAGCTGAAGTACACAAGTTTGCTCAAGCTGTTTTGCATAGGTTCTGTCTAATGAAGAGTCTATTTACATCTCTTTCAGAAGCAGTTTATGAAAAATTAACTACATCCCATAAATCAGTAGTTTATGGAGCCGCCTTTAGCATCAATAACTTAAAGTAAtgattttctgtatgactttgtAAGTCTCTTGCAGAGGGATTTTACCCTACTCTCctttacagtgttgcttcaCCCCATTGAGATTCATGTTATAATAAGGTCCTGTCCTGTTGTATGAACCAGTTTGGACCAAGCTTTATCTATGAGACAGATGGCCTTACATTTAACTCTAGAATAATTTGGTatgcagaggagttcatggtcgactCAGTAACTGCAAGAAGCCCAGAGCCTGTCGCTGCAAAGCAAATCCAAATCATAACACCtacacacactgcttctgcttTTGCCTTAGTTTTTGCTAAATGACACATTGTAATATGTGTCATTTAGCAATATGTGTCATATTTGTCATTTAGTTGATTGTCAGAGGTTTAATTTTCCTAATTTTAAGGCCTCCTAAGGATCAGATTACTTTTATTATGTCCTGATTTATAAAACCTGAGAATTGAAAGACGGTGTACTTTCTTTTTGCCATTATTATAATGTGAAAAGAGGGATGGAAAGTATTATCGGAAACTAATTATATAAGCTAAAAGGAATTTgttctctcctttttcctttactaaataaaaatatgtctgGAAGTGTGAGAGGGTAATTCTAAATTAATAAGTTTGTATAAGATACATGGATTGTGTGCAGCcatttataaatataattgTGGTCAGAAGTGGGACGCTCATCATGGGCCTGAATTTCTTGGTAATTTTAGACTTGTTTTGTTATGATTTATTTGAACTGTTCATTTCCCAGGATGGAAcgattgtacagcatacatctttctttgttcaaaaaacataaatctgaatttatttgggattttctctaatccacacaagATCACAAGTGCACATGCATGCTcaactatatatatacactcaaatattttaaaagttaaGGTTCTGCAATTTCATTTAACTTGATAAGGCCTACTAACTTGATTGATTATGATTGACTATGACTgtagtttctctttgccagcataaaaagaatttgtttgacagcactcattGGATTGGCCAACACTCAAAACAATGAGAAATTCCAAGGAACTCAGTGAAGTCTAATTAAGACTGCAGATTTACTCAAGTTGGGAATCTATTGGAGTAAGTTTTAAACAGTTGCAGATTACAAGATCATcagttcaaacaagtacaagtacAAATTATTCTTATCTTATGTACCACCACTTTTCCAAGGTCTGGGAGAAGATGCCAATTGTCACTGTGTGATGACAAAAAATTGTTTAGGGTTTACACGAACAACCCAAGAACCACCTGGTTCTCAAGCCTGCCAcgaactggaaactgctggaagACCAGTGTCAGAAACTGAGCTATTTGGTCACAATAACAGAGGGTATGTGTGGAGGGGCAAAGATGATActttcaaacctaagaacactGTACCAGCTCTTAAGCATGATGGTGCTAGCATCATTCTCTGGCACTATTTTGCTGTCAGCAATTCTGGTACATTGCAGaaagtggatggaataatgaaggAGGAGGATCACCTCAAAATTCTTGCAAAGATAGTAGCAGTAGTTAGACAGAAGCTAGATAGCCACACAGCTGGGTGCTCCAGGTTAGGTTCATGACAATGACCtaaaacacacatcaaaaatgGACCAAATAAATAACTGTGCATCCAattattggttttttttttatgtcattaaAGTAGTATGCTATGCAGTACGTAAACTTCTAACCACAACTTTATGCGTGCACAATATGTAGATGGTTTATGACACACAGTAATTATTTGTGTGATTGTGTTTTTCCCTTCCTTCTTTAACTGTATGTAGGTTGATGctatgaaattaaaataaataaataaaaaaataaaatttgaaatagataaaaaaaaaaaaaaggttttatggGAAGAATTCAAAGATGAAGAAGAGAATGTATGTCATTTGAACACACCGGATGAGCACCCTTCCCTTCCTCCTTTCGGCCGGGTTGGTGTGTCTTCCTTCCGGCTTTGCCGAAGAAAGTTGAGGGAG
It encodes:
- the LOC102079907 gene encoding aftiphilin isoform X2 → MEPDIIPLHSSSLPLMDDDGDGEVASEEDEFKDFSVGMPCSSLNFADATESPSSFRPPSPTSEPATHQPSCSSKCAGEQSQPTSKVKLESGKAQTDVGQQDSNAEPYLHLTNGFAESEHNSGAHTSSVAGGRSPVEEMGFADFTVFTKQMGHPWCCGFSPMANAEQKDARVRGTNSSFSEQMHESGEDCIMESEPRSHCAHKEKQNICTEIRDSEKRDKALVQPSQVHHQPQEAAGNLNFPSEEKELDKPWDSQRERRNSFNSPQTSEVQDDGDAEEIFQTCSMYEPMSEDLASFSDDLSFEVASADLEPNVSSLASQDDQTDWDQFDEEDEDLGNCRRSDSFGNSNVTNLNQIESERGVHHCEYPTQENSATSKQSQSGTNLQDRFADFTDSSFEHHRPQEDLQKADAGVQILGNLPLSDSFADFCSAPTQEDEEVSWAEFSDQSAEDGKSWRQFRVPVSSQQTDVDDEEKNKQDRVEGTRRNSSQEILQASFPKVVVPAVEDEKELIGLSALLQAEHLSEGGEEVPVTSSAQWIQQEMLRPHQDVHSAVGLQFQWGGSHTNRTLLSCLGVDTRNVVFTGRNKQFVTVPAFASSLGMLEPTKDAVPAACSSERTAVTAQAPPGPRDIPGPSTHSAQEELPSSQLDWSGRGLSSSQDDCCALNLDYFGPEDDSRSSSFTQSQNPTPGIDPELYELTISKLEINTNSSHPEDTLNRLMSSAEKTSISVRKFLPSEELSEELRSEEASRVIAVLPNLSFMKAKVLMFPSILLPKARCSPK